A stretch of Lathyrus oleraceus cultivar Zhongwan6 chromosome 6, CAAS_Psat_ZW6_1.0, whole genome shotgun sequence DNA encodes these proteins:
- the LOC127098432 gene encoding oleosin Ara h 11.0102, whose translation MADEGHYQPLRGFNEQHNTTVQQQPSTKSTQLVKAATAVTAGGSLLILSGLVLAGTVIALTVITPLFVIFSPVLVPAVIIVALLTLGFFASGGLGVAAITVLAWIYTYVTGKHPPGADQLDTARQNLINKAREIRDYSQQKISGTQNS comes from the coding sequence ATGGCTGATGAAGGACACTACCAACCACTGCGCGGCTTCAACGAACAGCACAACACCACTGTTCAACAACAACCTTCAACCAAGTCAACTCAGCTAGTTAAGGCTGCCACCGCCGTAACCGCCGGCGGCTCTCTCTTGATCCTCTCTGGTTTGGTCTTAGCCGGTACGGTTATTGCCCTTACTGTTATCACACCGCTATTTGTAATATTCAGTCCGGTGCTGGTTCCTGCGGTGATCATAGTAGCTCTGTTGACGTTGGGATTCTTTGCTTCCGGTGGACTCGGTGTGGCGGCGATCACGGTGTTAGCTTGGATCTATACGTATGTTACCGGTAAGCATCCACCTGGCGCTGATCAATTGGACACCGCACGTCAGAACCTGATAAACAAAGCGCGTGAAATTAGGGACTATAGTCAGCAGAAAATCAGTGGGACGCAGAATTCTTAA